Proteins from a single region of Shinella zoogloeoides:
- a CDS encoding EAL domain-containing protein, translating into MSEKSIFSNLVRQPDGAFSAVYGPYLLQSALQPIFHEREDGHLQIAAFKGLIRAGIGDLPSSPAEFFQAVPEEERAAVDGLCRSLHILNAGALGRPHAALIVGYHSGLYGTQAAMRQEEERLRLCAHEAGMPFEAIACEIREHPDDDPGAMAQFAARLHESGFSIAIDDYTGEDSDLERLERLDPQFVTFDTAWLRGFAENSAGLALLRVVVGQFAQKGIRAVVAGIEEPDMLDLCREMGGPLMQGYLLARPELAPTTFNIAFPFEGEEDAWTSAEALAAGLSPAAETRVVRPQRQFGRRGV; encoded by the coding sequence ATGAGCGAGAAAAGTATTTTCTCCAATCTCGTCCGCCAGCCGGACGGCGCGTTCAGCGCGGTCTACGGTCCCTATCTCCTGCAATCGGCGCTGCAACCCATCTTCCACGAGCGGGAAGACGGCCATTTGCAGATCGCCGCCTTCAAGGGCCTCATCCGCGCCGGCATCGGCGACCTGCCGTCCTCTCCCGCGGAATTCTTCCAGGCCGTGCCGGAAGAGGAGCGCGCGGCCGTGGACGGCCTGTGCCGCAGCCTGCACATTCTCAACGCCGGAGCGCTCGGCCGCCCCCATGCCGCGCTCATCGTCGGCTACCATTCCGGTCTTTACGGCACGCAGGCCGCGATGCGGCAGGAGGAGGAACGGCTGCGGCTTTGCGCGCATGAGGCGGGCATGCCGTTCGAGGCCATCGCCTGTGAAATCCGCGAGCATCCCGATGACGACCCCGGCGCCATGGCGCAGTTCGCCGCACGGCTGCATGAAAGCGGCTTTTCCATCGCCATCGACGACTATACCGGCGAGGACAGCGACCTGGAGCGCCTGGAGCGCCTCGATCCGCAATTCGTGACCTTCGACACGGCATGGCTGCGCGGCTTTGCGGAAAACTCCGCCGGCCTCGCGCTCCTGCGCGTCGTCGTCGGCCAGTTCGCGCAAAAGGGCATCCGCGCCGTCGTCGCCGGCATCGAGGAGCCGGACATGCTCGACCTCTGCCGCGAGATGGGCGGCCCCCTGATGCAGGGCTATCTCCTCGCCCGCCCCGAACTCGCCCCGACGACCTTCAACATCGCCTTCCCCTTCGAAGGCGAGGAGGATGCCTGGACGTCCGCCGAGGCGCTTGCGGCAGGCCTTTCCCCGGCCGCCGAAACGCGCGTCGTCCGCCCCCAGCGGCAGTTCGGCCGGCGGGGCGTCTAG